TCCACGCTTCAAAGGCCACATGGGAACCGAGACTTCCAGCCTCACCAGGCTTTACTAATGCATTGCAATACCCTGACCCTCCTCAGTGTGTGGTGTCAGCCAAGACCCAGTAGGGAGCAAGGACTTTTATTCCTACAAAACATAATGAGAGTGCTCCCCTTCCTACAGTGTCAGTGCATACCAGTTGGGGAGGCTGGAATTCCATGCCCATCTAAAAGTAACAAGGTGCCCCTCACTCTCTCCACTGAAGTATCCAGAGTTGGACTGGAGAAGAGTCAGAACTCTCATCACTACCTGGCAGTAACAAGGCAGACCAATCCCCACTCCGTAGTGTCAGTGGAGGCCATCTGTAGAGCAGTAATGAAGCATTCCTATACCTTCCAGCCATGGAGGTATCAATGGAAACCAGAGCTTATCCAGCAGTAATGAGAATACCCCTCCCTCACGTGTCATTGGAGGTCATATGGAGAACCTGAACTTCTACCCTAGCCTAGCAATAATGAAGCAGTGCCCCCCACTATCCCCTGCCAGAACAGTGTCCAAAAAAGCCTGttaaaatggaaagttttaaaaagatccaGACTCTTATAACACGATACCCAAAATGTCCAGGTTTTACCTGAAAGTCACTCATACTAAGAACCAAGAAAATCTTCActtgaatgaaaaaacaaaacaaaacaatagatgccaATATAGAAATGACAGAGATGGTAGAATTCTCTGACAAAGAGTTTAAAGTAgacatcataaaaatgcttcaacaagtatttatgaaCATGTCCtgcaacaaatgaaaaaaatagaaagtatcatCAAAGAACTAGAAAGTCTTAGCAAATGAAAAGAACCAATGAAAATTttggaactgaaaaatataattaccaaaattaaaagcTCAATTGATGGAATCAACAGCAGAATGAAggggacagaggaaaaaaataaatcagtaaacttgaagagagaataacagaaataatacagtctcaaaaacagaaaatgtagtctgataaagagaaatgaacagatCAGGGCTTCAAGATGGCGTCAGCCGTACCAGTGAAGGAGAAGAAACTCATGGATGTCAAACTAGGGGAGCTGCCAAGCTGGATTTTGATGCGGGATTTCACCCCTAAAGGCATTGTTGGGGCCTTTCGAAGAGGTTACTACCGGTATTACAACAAGTACATCGATGTGAAGAAGGGGAGCTTCGCTGGGATTTCTATGATACTGGGAGCTTATGTGCTTTTCAACTACTGCCTTTCTTACAAGGAGCTCAAACATGAGCGGCGACGCAAGTACCACTGAAGAGGGGACCATGTGGGGGGCATACTCTGCACTCGTGACCTTGACCTTCTTGGCCCTGCACCCTCT
This region of Microcebus murinus isolate Inina chromosome 2, M.murinus_Inina_mat1.0, whole genome shotgun sequence genomic DNA includes:
- the LOC105872845 gene encoding ATP synthase F(0) complex subunit f, mitochondrial, which gives rise to MASAVPVKEKKLMDVKLGELPSWILMRDFTPKGIVGAFRRGYYRYYNKYIDVKKGSFAGISMILGAYVLFNYCLSYKELKHERRRKYH